CCAGTAAGGAGTAGGGATGATTACCTCGTCGCCCGGATTTACAACGCTCATAATCACATTTGCCAGGGATTGCTTGGCGCCTGTAGATACAACGATCTGCGCTGGCGTATAGTCAAGACCGTTATCTCTTTTCAGTTTGTGAACTACGGCCTGCCGTACATCTGCATAGCCAGCCACCGGTGTATAGTGAGTATACCCGTCGTCTATTGCCTTTTTGGCTGCCTCCCGTATATGCACCGGCGTGTCGAAATCGGGTTCTCCAATGCTCATATCTATAACATCTATACCCTGCGCTTTCAGCTCACGGCCCAGTTTAGACATTTTAATTGTTTGTGGCTCGGAAATCCATGACAGCCTTTCTGCTAATTGACTCATGATTTAAATTGAATTGACCGGATTTTTAAACGTTAAATTAACGGGAACAAACCTACATAAAAAAAGTAGCATTTATGCATCGGTATTACTGTATGTAACAGGTATAAACAAAAAAGGTCCCGGGGTAGCCCCGGAACCTCCTGTAATTTATTTGCATTTTGCTTATTCTGAAGAGGTGTGGGACAGGTAGTACAGTTTCAGCTTTTTATCGCCGGTGCTGTCTTTCATGCCCGATAAGTAGATGGTGTATACACGTCCGCCGAGGAATGCTACACTGGTAGAAGAGGAGGAAGAGCGCGCTGTACCCACTGCAATGGTGGAATCAGTACCGGCAAACTTCGCTACATATGTAACACTGTTGTTGTAAGGATCAACACTGTTCCAGGCTGCATTTACGCCGAAAACCCTGTTACTGTCTATTTTCTTGCTATCTATATAGAGATCTATCGGGCCTGAGTTGGGGCTGAGGTTCAGGAAGCGATAGTTTACTTTGGAATTGCTCAGGGAAGAGAAATCTTCTTTCCTGGAAGATACCCTGAAAGCACCTCCATCATTGTAGGTGATCATGGTGTAGTAATTCAGGGAGTCGTACTGACCTGAAACTGAATCCAGTCCAAGACCTTGTGCATTCCTGAATGAGTAGGTGTGCAGGCCGGGATAGTCTGTAAAGGGAGCTGACTGTCCTGTTTTGTACAGATCACTGTTCATGACCACATTGTTGTTATAAATATTTACGCCGGCCGGCTCTGTGGCACCATTGATGATGGCCGCGAGGTAGGTCATACGTTGCGGTGTGGTTGTTTTATCTTTCAGACAGGCTGAAAATCCGATTACTCCACCAAAAAGGGCTGCTATTGCCCATACACGATTTTTCTTTGTTAGCATTTTGCTCTCAGTTTTTAATAAAGTGTTATATTATAAAAATTGTTGTTTATAATCCAGTTTGAAACGGGTCAGATCGGCCGGGTATAACTTTTCACGCTTCCTTTCTTCTTCATAAATAACTTCGCCGAGGGCCTTCAGAAAGGGTTTCCCAGTTTCTTCAAAAGCCTGATGGTCATCTCCCAGAATTCCATCTTTGTTCACAAATATGCTGGCTGAAAGTAAGAACTCTGTATTACTGGCAAAATCTGTTACATAAGCCGTGTCCGTTAAAAATCCGTAAGCCCACCCTGTTTTATTAAAAACCCGGATGTGATCCGGTACCTGATGTGTTTTTTGTCCACCGAAAAGTAAAAATTTCGCATACGCCTGGAAAAACTGAGTGGTATCATATACCGGATCTATTGATTCTCCCGGGTATTGCGACATACAATGGTACAAAAAGTTGTAATCATTATCTGTTAAACGGAAACCGTGATCTTTTGTTACAGCGGCCGGAAAAATTATGCTTTTCAGCATATCATGCAGATCGGTGAGGGGGAGCTTATTCCGGTGGGAGAAGTTCATGGGCGTATGTTCCAGCTCTCCCAGGTGATTGTAGTGTATACTCCCCACCAGGTCATGCCGCGGTGCAAACTGCAGGCTGCTGATGGCTGCGGGCTGTTCATAGAGCAGGTGGTTCCCTTCTTTAAACCGGACGGCATTGGTATGCATATTAGCCTCCATGTGCAGGGGGATACCTACCCGGTGCCGGATCTGTGCAGACGTGTATCCCATCTCCCAGAGGCGTTGGTTAAAAGTTTCCTGTCCGATAAATTCATAGAGGCGGTTAAAAGCATCATTATCGCTGACGAGGAATATTTTTTTGATATAATGAGAGATAGATGGTAGTTTGCCGGCCGCTGAATAATCGTGCAGTACACCCGGGTTGATACCCGGCAGGGGGCTGGTCAGCATCGTAGTATTGCGGTGTACCCCGGCCAATTGCAGATCATGCAGCTTTTCCAGTGCCAAAAGGGCGCCCGGAAGCTTTACCGTGGAGGCCGGATAAAAATAATTATCCGGATTTACACCAAAGTGAAAATCAGTAAAATGCGGCTGTTGCCGGGCATCCCGGTCTATACGGGTATAAATAATTTGTAAACGGTAGCCGGCCGGATCGCTGAATACCTTGCCCAGCCGGGCTTTGTGACTTTTTAGCAAAGCCGTCAGAAAATTATCTGTTACCGGATAATGTTGGGTTTGCATATATTTGTCGGTATTACTGAGTGTAAAGCAAAGAAATAATATTAGAAACAGGAATAAACCAGGATCGCAAATTTAGAAAAGATAGATGCCGATAGTCCCGCTAAGTCAACCATACATTGATTTTGCACCTCTTTTAACAAGGACTTTAATATATCAATTTAAATTCTATCTTTGCAACTCTTAAAATTTTTTTATTACAAACACGAAACAAACAACATGCAACTAAAAGGACTGGTAAGATTTTTTGCCATCGCACTGATCCTTATCTCTTTGTACCAATTGTCCTTCACGTTTTTGGTGCGGAACTATGAGAAGAAGATAGAGCAGCAGGCCAAGACCGATGTGGCCAAACAATTCCCTACCGCAGAGCAAAAATATCCTGGTAACAAAGAACTCCAGGCTTTTTACGCTGACACGTTGACAGAATTCGTTAAACAAAGAAGACAAGGGATCGTGGATAGTACCAGCAACAAACAGATTGCAGGGTTTCCATGGTATGTAACCTACAACAAGGCTAAAGAAAAAGAGTTGAATCTTGGACTTGACCTCGTAGGTGGCATGAACGTAGTACTGGAAGTAAGCGTTAACGATGTTATCAAGGCTTTATCCGGTCAATCTAAAGACCCTGCTTTCAACAAAGCACTGGAACTGGCAAACGAACGCAAAAAAGTAAACCAGGCTGATTTTGTTACTTTGTTCGGGCAAACATATGCGGAAGTGGCCCCCCAGGGTAAACTGGCAACCATCTTCGCAAATGCGTATCAGAAAGACATCACTTTCAATTCCTCCAATCAGCAGGTGCTGGACATGATTCGTAAAGAATCCCGTGCTGCCATCAAAAACACTTACATCGTACTGCAAAAACGTATCGATAAGTTTGGTGTGGCACAACCCAACATCAGCCTGGATGAAAACAAAGGACTTATTTCTGTTGAACTCGCCGGCGTTGACAATGCAGAACGTGTACGTAAATACTTACAGGCTACTGCCAACCTGGAATTCAGGGAAGTTTACAAAAATAGCCCCGAGTTTTTCCAGAATGTACTGAACCCGATGAACGAGGCAATCAGGAACTCTCTTGGTAATGCACCCACTCCTGTTGATACAGCTAAACCTGCTGTAGCTGCTACTGCCGCTCCTGCGGATACCAGCAAAACAGGCAGCCTGAGTGATTACCTGGCGAAAGACAGCGGCAAAGGTGTAAAAACCGATACCGGCGCCAGTTCGCAGGAATTCCAGATCAAAGAACAGCAACGTCAAAACCCGCTGTTCATGGTATTATTCCCTAACATGGATCCGCAATCAGGTACCCTGTACCCCAGCTCTTCCATCGGCAGGATCTTACCAAAAGATACCGCTACTTTCAACCGTTACCTGCACTTACCCGCTGTACAAAGCATTCTGCCTAAAGATGCGGTATTTGCATTCGGTCCGGAAAATAAAGAAGATAAATACGGTCCTTTAGCTGTATATGTGCTGAAAGTGAATCCTGCTAATCCTTCACCCCGTGTAGCGGGCGACAGGATCGTGGATGCACGTCAGGATATGGATCAGAACAACCAGCCGGAAATCAGCATGACCATGGATAACGTGGGTGCCCATGAGTGGAAAAAACTCACCGGTGAACTGGCTCCGACCAATCCAAAAGATCCATCTACCTTAAACTTTGTGGCAGTAGTACTGGATAACATCGTTTATTCTGCACCTTCTATTCAGGGCGAAATTGCCGGTGGCCGTTCTTCTATCAGTGGTAGCTTTACCATTGAAGAAGCAACCGATCTCGCAAACATCCTGAAATCAGGTAAAATGCCTGCACCTGCACAAATCGTACAGGAGCAGATCGTTGGACCTACCCTCGGTGCTGAATCTATCGCTGCCGGTGCCAAATCATTCATGATCTCTTTCGTGATCATCTTCGTACTCATGCTGGTTTACTACAACTCTGCCGGCTGGGTGGCGAATATCGCACTGATCCTGAACCTGCTGTTTACCTTCGGTATCCTGGCTTCGATGGGCGCTACGTTAACAATGGCCGGTATTGCCGGTCTGGTATTGACCATCGGTATGGCGGTAGATACAAACGTAATCATCTTCGAGAGGATCAAAGACGAACTTACACACGGTAAATCATACCCGGATGCCATTTCGCAAGGTTACAGACGCTCTTATGCACCTGTACTGGATGGTCACGTTACCTCCTTGCTGACGGCATTCATCCTGTTCTACTTCGGTTTAGGTCCTGTACTGGGCTTTGCTACCACACAGATCATAGGTTTGTTCCTGTCCCTGTTCTGTGGTATCCTGGTTTCACGTATGGTAACTGACTGGATGACCAAAAGAAAAAGACACTTTGAATATTTTACACCTATCTCCCGTAGAATATTCAAACACGCTTCTTTTGACTTCGTAGGCAGACGTAAATATGCGTACATCATTTCCTTCTTTGTAATGGTGGCCGGTGCTTCTTCTTTCATTCATGGTTTTGATCATGGTATCGACTTCTCCGGAGGCCGTAGTTTCACGGTACGCTTTGAGCATCCGATGAATACCGACGATGTAAGAGCAACACTGAAGAAAGAATTTGATGCAGAACCCTTCGTGAAAACGATCGGTACTACCAACCAGCTTAACATCACGACTTCTTATAAGATCGAAGAGCAGAACCTGGAAGTGGATAAAGAAGTAACGGATAAACTGTACAATGGTCTGAAGAAATATTATGATGCATCCGTAACACCGGAAGTATTTGTTTCCCGCTACATCATTGGATCACAAACGGTATCACCGACTATTTCCGATGACTTACGCGCAGGTGCTGTGAAAGCAACTATCCTGTCGCTCGTGGTGATCTTCCTGTACATCCTGTTGCGTTTCAACAAATGGCAGTATTCTATCGGTACTATCTTCTCCCTGTTGCATGACGTAATGGTGGTGTTGGCTGTGTTCTCCTGGTGCAAATCTTTTGTACCGTTTACACTGGAAATTGACCAGCATTTCATTGCGGCTATCCTGACGGTGATCGGGTTCTCCATGAACGATACGGTAATCGTATTTGACAGGATCCGTGAAAACTTCCGCACAGGTGCGCATGGCAGAGACAGGGATACTGTTATCAATAAAGCGATCAATGATACTTTGAGCCGTACTATTATGACGTCGCTCACCGTATTCCTGACCATCCTGGTACTGTTTATCTTTGGTGGTGAAGTAACCCGTGGTTTCGCCTTCGCAATGCTGATAGGTGTGGTTACAGGTACTTACTCCTCTATCTTTGTGGCAGCACCGGTACTGGTTGACTTTGACAAAAAGAACCAGCTGTCTAATGAAAGCGATGCAGTAGCAGTTACACCGCAGAAAACAACTCCGGCTACCAAATAAGTGAGATAACTGAAATAATGTTTGATAAAAAAAACCTCCCGGATTATCCGGGAGGTTTTTTATTTCTATAATATTTTTTTGATAATCAGTTCAATCATCCCCGGTTGTTGAATACAAACCCGCGCGCATCGGGTGTTTCCTGGTAGTCTATTTCCATTCCCATGAGGTATATGCCATGTGCTTTTTTCATAATGACCGGTATGCCGGAAACCTCGAACAGGTCATCGTCTTCCATGCGTGCATCAAAGCCCAGCATGTAGGCTACGCCTGCGCAACCGCCTCCTTTAACGCCTACCCGCAGGTAGGGCGCTTCCGTAGTGCCCTGTAAGAGCTTTGTTAGTTCAGCAACGGCGTTGGCGGTAAGTTGTACAGGAGCAATGACGCCAGTATCCATAATCCTTAAGTTTCACCAAAGTTAGGCAAAACGGTGCGGAAAAGGCTGGCTGCTATCCGGGAGGTAACCCGGCGGGGGAGTAGATATTCAGGTGCCGGCTGCAAGTTGCAGTAGCTTTTCGTGGAGTGCGAGGACTTGCGGGATCACCATTTCCTGCTCATCATTCTGAATAACGTAGTCGCATAAACGCATTTTTATTTTTTCGTCTATTTGCTTATAAATGCGTGCCAGTACGTCATTACGTGATATGTTGTCACGTTTCATTACCCGGTGTACCCGCAGGGGTTGCGGTGCATATACACCGATTACTTTGTCGAGATGATGGAAAGATTCGGTTTCAAAGAGGAGGGCGGCTTCTTTGAGTACATAGGGGGTGGTTTGCTGACTGGCCCAGGCATCGGAATCACGGATCGTAGCCGGATGTACCAGGGAGTTAAGCAAAGCCAGTTTATCCTTGTCGTTGAAAACGATATTTCCCAGGTACTTACGGTTTAAAGTACCCTGGCTGTCATATACCTCCGCGCCGAAATGTTTTTTTACTTCAGCCGCCAGTGCAGCATCTCTTACCAGGATATCCTTGGCCCTGTCATCTGCATAATATACGGGGATCCCCAATAATTCAAATACTTTGCTGACTGTGGTTTTTCCGGAGCCGATACCGCCTGTGATTCCAATCTTTAACATCATGACCTGATTTAAATAAAATTACGATCTGGATGAAGGTAACCGGTTCAAAATATATAAAAAAATCCCGGACTGCAAGGCCCGGGATCTTTTTTATAAACTTTAAAATCATTTATTTGGTTTCAGCTGCTTTCTGTTGTGCAGTAGTGTATTCCATGCTGATAGAAGAACGTTCGATGGTGAAGTTTGTGCCTGGGCTAACTTCCATCAGAACAGTATTGTTATCATTCATTTTTTTCACTTTACCGTGAATACCAGCGATGGTAACAATTTTATCACCTTCTTTCAGGTTATCGATAAATTGCTTCTGTAATTTAGCTTTTTTAGTCTGTGGGCGGATCATAAAGAGCCACATTACCACGATCATACCACCAAAAAACAGGATGGAGACGGTTGGGTTACTCCCTTGACCACCAGAAGGTCCCATCAATAAAATGTTCAGCATGTTCATCTATACTTGATTTAAGCGTTTGTTTAATAATTGAATCTTATTTAGTAATGATATTGCATTGTATTTTCGGGCCTATGATATAGCCACCGCCATCATTTGTTTTGATGGAGATTTCTTTTTCGGTATAGCCCGATTTACCATGACTGTCAAAGATCACCTTCATATAGCCGGATTCTCCGGGTTTGAGCGGTGCTTTGGGCCATTCCGGTACGGTGCATCCACAGCTGGAAACGGCATCTTCAATGAGCAGTTCTTTTGTACCGGTGTTGGTGAATTTAAAAGAATACTCCACTTTTTCGCCTTGCGCAATTTCACCAAAGTTATGCACCTTTTCTTCAAAAGTCATCACGGGTTTTTGACCGGGATCACTATTGGCGCCGGGAGCCGGCTGACTGGCTGAAGAAACCTTTTCCGTGGCTGCCTGGTTATTGCAGGCTGCGAAGAAAAGGGTACCACAGGTAAGGAGACATAACAGAGTTTTCATGCGTGACAAGCTATTTTGTCGTAAAAATAATTTTTTTCTTTATTTTTTTGGACGTTCCTGTTTCTGTATCAATGCTTCTTTCTCCAGGTCTTTCAGGATGTTATCCAGGATACCATTGATGAATTGACCGCTTTGTGGCGTGCTGTAAGCTTTTGCCAGGTCTATATATTCATTGATGGTTACTTTGGTAGGGATGGTAGGGAAGTAGAGAAATTCGCAAACCCCCATTTCCATCAGTAACATATCTACCGCCGCAATACGTTCCGGATCCCAGTTCTGCAGTTTGGGCGTGATGAGTTCCAGGCAATATTCCTTTTTATCAATAACTGTCAGCAGCAGTTCCCTGGCGTAATCCAGCTTTTCTTTGCTGATCAGTTGCAGGAAATTGAAGAGATGAGGTTTGTTGAAATAATTACCGACCAGGATCGCCATCATTTCTTCATCATCGTTCCAGTGAAGGAAAGCATCTTCCATATGCTGGAGGAACAGCTCATTTTTTGCCAGTATTTCTTTATAGATAAATTCCAGTAATTCTTTTTCTCCGGATTTAGAGCGGCTTTCATCGGCTATATATGTCTTATAGACTTCTGTAGCTGTCAGCATGTTGTAAAGCTTTCTTACCAGGTCGTTGTCTGCCAGCGGGCGCATTTTCCACTGTTCAAGATTTACCTGGAAGCCTTTATCGCTTTTAATCTGGTAGATGAACTCATTGCCTGCAATTTTCGTATTCACCTGTAGGTCCGCAGCGGAAGGTAAGTGTTTGGATGCGCGGGCCTGGGCGTCAATTTCTGCATATTGCGCCACCTGTACTACTGAATAAAGTAAGTAAGTAAAGATCTGGCAGGTTTGGTCCAGCTTTTCATTTAAAAGTCTGGTGGCCGTGCCTGGCTTAATATTGCTTTGCTCCATCGTTTCCAGGGCATAAAGTGTTTGCATCACTTTCACCCGGATATTTCTTCTACTGATCATCGTATAAAAAAGAACTGGTATAAGGGCGCAAAACTAGACAAAAATTTTGAGATTTGATGATTTGGTTATTTTGATATTTTGACGCGATGCCCTACCCACTTTTGTATTTATCATGACTTCGGTAACAACTGATTGCCGCCAAAAACAAATAGTAAAATATCTAAATATCTAAATCAAAAAATGATTTCCTGTCATTTTTTCCTGTTGCTTGTCATAATTTGTCAGTTACAAAAGCATACATTGCATTTGCAATCTGCAAATTTGGCTAGAAAAGGCCATTGGCATAATTCTCGTGGACGGGAAGGAGCAAACATAAAATCAACTACGTCTTAAATAAAAACTACTATGGCTAAGAAATTAAGTATTAAACCTTTAGCTGACAGGGTAATCGTGAAACCTGCAGCAGCAGAAGAGAAAACAGCTGGCGGTATCATTATTCCGGATACTGCAAAAGAAAAACCTGTTAAGGGCACCGTAGTGGCCGCCGGTCCTGGTAAAAAAGATGAGCCCATCACGGTTAAAGTAGGCGATACCGTACTGTACGGTAAATACTCCGGTCAGGAACTGCCTATCGATGGAGAAGATTTCCTGATCATGCGGGAATCTGATATCCTGGCGATCGTTTAAGCACAACGCAATACAGGATAACACATTTATTTTAATCAAAAATATCCGGTTGGGATAATACTCAATTGACGAACATTTAAATTTTTCAAACTATCATGGCAAAACAAATATTCTTCAGCATAGATGCCCGTAACAAAATGAAAAAGGGTGTTGACACCCTGGCAGATGCTGTTAAAGTAACCTTAGGACCTAAAGGTCGTAACGTTGTTATTGAAAAGAAATTCGGCGCTCCTAGTATCACTAAAGATGGCGTTACCGTTGCAAAAGAAATCGAACTGGAAGACGCTATCGAAAACATGGGCGCTCAGATGGTGAAAGAAGTAGCTTCCAAAACTGCTGACCTGGCAGGTGATGGTACTACCACTGCTACTGTTCTGGCACAGGTGATCATTGGCGAAGGACTGAAAAACGTGGCCGCCGGTGCAAACCCGATGGATCTGAAACGTGGTATCGACAAAGCCGTTAGAGTAATTGTTGAAAACCTGAAAAAACAGTCTGAAAAAGTTGGTAACGATAACAAGAAGATCGAACAGGTTGCTTCTATCTCTGCTAACAATGACGCTGAAATCGGTAAACTGATCGCTGAAGCGATGAAGAAAGTTACCAAAGATGGTGTTATCACTGTAGAAGAAGCTAAAGGTACTGATACTACTGTAGAAGTAGTAGAAGGTATGCAGTTTGACCGTGGTTACCTGTCTCCTTACTTCATCACCAACAGCGAAAAAATGCAGGCTGAACTGCAGAATCCTTACATCCTGATCTACGATAAAAAGATCAGCACCATGAAGGACATCCTGCACATCCTGGAAAAAGTTGCCCAGCAAGGCGCTCCGCTGGTAATCATCTCCGAAGATCTGGAAGGTGAAGCACTGGCTACCCTGGTGGTAAACAAACTCCGTGGTACCCTGAAAGTAGCTGCTGTTAAAGCTCCTGGCTTTGGCGACAGAAGAAAAGATATGCTGCAGGATATCGCTACCCTCACAGGTGGTATCGTTATCAGCGAAGAACAAGGTTACAAACTGGAAAATGCTGACCTGACTTACCTCGGTAGAGCAGAATCCATCACAATCGATAAAGATAATACCACCGTTGTTGATGGTAAAGGTGAGAAAAAAGATATCAAGTCCCGTATCGGACAAATCAAAGCGCAGATCGAAGTAACTACTTCCGATTACGATCGCGAAAAATTACAGGAACGCCTGGCTAAATTAAGCGGTGGTGTAGCTGTACTGTACGTAGGTGCTGCCACTGAGGTTGAAATGAAAGAGAAGAAAGATCGCGTAGACGATGCTTTACACGCTACCCGCGCTGCCGTTGAAGAAGGTATCGTTCCTGGTGGTGGTGTTGCTTACATCCGCGCTATCGAATCCCTGGAAAAACTGAAAGGTGATAACGAAGACGAACAAACTGGTATCGTGATCGTTAGACGCGCCCTGGAAGAGCCACTGCGCCAGATCACTGCTAACGCAGGTATCGAAGGTTCTATCGTAGTACAGAAAGTGAAAGAAGGTAAAGCCGATTACGGTTTTAACGCTCGCACAGAAGTATACGAAAAATTACTCGCTGCCGGTGTTATCGATCCAACTAAAGTAAGCCGTATTGCACTCGAAAACGCTGCATCCATCGCTGGTATGCTGCTGACTACCGAATGTGTGATCGCTGACAGACCAGAACCTAAATCTGCTCCTGCTATGCCAGGTGGTGGTGGTCACGGTATGGGTATGGATTACTAGTCATCTATATTATTATCATAGAAAACTCCTGCAGGCTTATGCCTGTCAGGAGTTTTTTTATACAGAAATATCTGTACAACTGTAACTTTACAGGCCACCCTCCGTTAAATAAACGGTACAGCCGTGACCGACCATAAAATATTGCAGATGAACATGATTTTTAAAATAACTGCTGCCTGCCTGCTTATATGCTGCTTCGCCTGTTCCAAAAGCAATGATATGCCCCTTGGAGCCGATGCCATGGAAAGCGTGAAGTCAGAAACAAGTATCCAGGCCTATCTCTTCGCACATAATGAAGTGGCAGAACGTGATCCATCGGGTGTTTACTACAGGATCCTGACCCCGGGAGACAGCATTCACTTCCCTAAACCTACTTCTGTTGTATATGTAAAGTATTCCTATCAGCTTACCACTGGTGCCATAGTGGCCACCTCTTTCGATGTGACCAACTTCAATAACCGCCAACTAAAAAACCATATACCCGGCTGGCAGATTGGGCTGCAAAAAATTTCCAAAGGAGGTAAAATAAGGTTGTATATTCCGCCTGCCCTGGCATTCGGATCTATCGGCGTCCCTAACGTGGTGCCTCCCGATGCCATCCTGATTTCAGAAGTGGAACTGGTAGATATTAAATAGGATTGTTTATTTTCATCATCATTATATTATCAAACAAAATAGTAACCGTAACAGTAACCGTATGAAGAG
The Chitinophaga sp. MM2321 DNA segment above includes these coding regions:
- the groL gene encoding chaperonin GroEL (60 kDa chaperone family; promotes refolding of misfolded polypeptides especially under stressful conditions; forms two stacked rings of heptamers to form a barrel-shaped 14mer; ends can be capped by GroES; misfolded proteins enter the barrel where they are refolded when GroES binds); translation: MAKQIFFSIDARNKMKKGVDTLADAVKVTLGPKGRNVVIEKKFGAPSITKDGVTVAKEIELEDAIENMGAQMVKEVASKTADLAGDGTTTATVLAQVIIGEGLKNVAAGANPMDLKRGIDKAVRVIVENLKKQSEKVGNDNKKIEQVASISANNDAEIGKLIAEAMKKVTKDGVITVEEAKGTDTTVEVVEGMQFDRGYLSPYFITNSEKMQAELQNPYILIYDKKISTMKDILHILEKVAQQGAPLVIISEDLEGEALATLVVNKLRGTLKVAAVKAPGFGDRRKDMLQDIATLTGGIVISEEQGYKLENADLTYLGRAESITIDKDNTTVVDGKGEKKDIKSRIGQIKAQIEVTTSDYDREKLQERLAKLSGGVAVLYVGAATEVEMKEKKDRVDDALHATRAAVEEGIVPGGGVAYIRAIESLEKLKGDNEDEQTGIVIVRRALEEPLRQITANAGIEGSIVVQKVKEGKADYGFNARTEVYEKLLAAGVIDPTKVSRIALENAASIAGMLLTTECVIADRPEPKSAPAMPGGGGHGMGMDY
- a CDS encoding FKBP-type peptidyl-prolyl cis-trans isomerase is translated as MNMIFKITAACLLICCFACSKSNDMPLGADAMESVKSETSIQAYLFAHNEVAERDPSGVYYRILTPGDSIHFPKPTSVVYVKYSYQLTTGAIVATSFDVTNFNNRQLKNHIPGWQIGLQKISKGGKIRLYIPPALAFGSIGVPNVVPPDAILISEVELVDIK